A window of Aptenodytes patagonicus chromosome 1, bAptPat1.pri.cur, whole genome shotgun sequence genomic DNA:
TCATCCAGCTTCTCTCCAATGCAGGCAATGACTCCAAGGCCCTCAGCTAAAGCATGAGCCACCTTCTGCCCGATCAACTGGGAATTGAAAAGAAACAAGGCAACCGACAAGTCAGACCTACTCCTGTAGTCATATTTTAACTGCTCACTCCTCCAGCCTTTGCAGGCACATCTGAGCTGGACTATCTCTCCATTCCAGGGTCACTTACCTCATCAGACTCTCCAAAAACATGCCTTCGCTCCGAGTGGCCCAGGATCACCCACGTGGCTCCAATATCTTTGATCATTGCTGGgctgaggagaaaggagatgACTCACACCTCTGGAAGAAATTCACATCCCAGAGGCACCCTGCCTTTACTCTTCTCTGCGGGCTCACCTGATCTCCCCTGTGAAAGCACCCTTTGGTACCTTGTAGCAGTTCTGTGCTGCAACTCCGATCTTTGCATCAAGCTTCTGACGGGCAAAGTCAAGGTAGATGGAGGGGGCTCCACAAACCACCTCTGGAAGGCAAAGAAAGTGGTTACCCTTGGGACAAGCAAAGGGCAGAAACCGTAGCCAGCCACCAACCTCAAATCCCAGCCCCAAGAGGTCATCCCTCTCACCCTTCCTGGGAAGGCTCAGCCTGTCCACCCTCGCTGACATTTGGGGGACCCTCTGCAGCACAAATGTCCCCGCTATCTGATGACTCAACAGCAGGGAGGAAGCCCTTTCCAGTGGGCAGATAGGTGATACCAGGCCGACGGCCAGGCCCCTCGGCAGGGGGGAAAGGGCGCTGCTGAGAAACCAGGAGAGAATCCCGCTCTGCTGCCCGGGCCTGGCCGAACCGCGGGGGGGAGAGGGCAGCATCGGGTTATGCCTGGGGTTGTAACCGGGTACGGCGGCGGAGCAGAGGCACGGTCTCgcagcctgccctggcagcgCAGCTCGGCTGAAACACGGAGCTCCGCACCCCCCGGTCCCGGCCGGGAGACGTGACCAGGAGCACACGGGGCAGGGTGGGGGCAAGGCCGAGGGAGAGGCGCGGGCCCCAGGGAGACGGGTGACCGGGTGGGCTCGGCAGCGGCGACACCGGGCCACCCGCTCCCGCCGGGACCTGCGGGGGGAGGCCTCCtcccggcgccccgccgcccagGGGTGCAGCCGGAGGCGACCCGGGGGGCGGCCGCACGTGtccgccgggcccgcggcccCGGATCCGGTTTCGCAAGTATATTTAGCCCCGCCGCCGGGTTATATTTAGGCCCCCGCCGCCCTGTGACATTTGCCGCTCCCCCGCCCGtgcccgggccccggccccagccccaccaggccgccgccgagccgccgcGCGGGACGTGCGCTACGTGCGGACGCGCCCTCACCGGTGTCGGCGGAGAGCTTAGCGCCGTTCAGCGTGTGGATGAGCTCGCCCAGGCTCTTCTTGTCGCCATTCATCTTCCAGTTGCCCCCCACGAAGAACTTCCTGGGCGCCATGGCGGGAGCGGGCACGGGCCGGTACCGGATGAGACGCGAAGGTCAGCGGCGGCGCGCAGCCCCCCCGGCGCCTGCTTTTATGGCCCGGCAGCACCCGGGGCCCCGCCCCCTCAGGTAGCCCCGCCCCACTCCGGCCCCGCCTCCTCCGCTGGCCCCGCCCCGCACCAGCCCCGCCGCCGCAACGCCTCCCGCCGCGTCCCCCCGCCTGCCGGCCGGGCCCGGCACCGGCTCCCGGCGCCCCGGCACACGCACCCCCGTGGCTCCTCGGTGTGCGCGGCGAGACGGGGGGCTGCGCGGCCGAGAGCACAGGGAACCCGAGGCGGAGAGGTGGCCTCTGCTGCACCGTCAGTTCTCGCACCCCACGACCACGCATGTTTCAGCTCCCGGGGGGCCCCTAGCAATGCAGAGGGCAGACAGAAACTAGGGGGGTATTTCGACTTTTATTTTGTCCCTCGTGTATTTTGGCATGTAAAGGGCACACAAGGCAGGGGCACTGCTCGTGGCCCACCTTGCTGCCcgtcccctgccctccccggcagggcaggcaggaggaaccCCCCCATACAGAagccacacatacacacaagccccctcctccccttctggACAGCAAGGAGGTGGCATCATCCCACCAAGCAGCAAAGCACTAGGGCTGTGTGTCACGGGGGTGGGGACAGTGAGGACATTTCCTATAGAAACAGATATTCCCACCCCCCCGGACCCCCTTTACTCATGTCCACGGGGGCTCCAGCCCCCAGTCTATTAGTCAGGGATCTCTTGTCTCCCCGTGTGTCTCCGTGGAGAGGCCGTGAAGGGACGAGTGGGGAAagaggagcaggggagaggaggaccCTGCTCTCATCCTCACTGCCCCTacccctctccccccgccacACACAGCAAGAGGATGTTCTAGCTGGGAATCCGCTGATAGAAGTAGATGTAGCCCAGGTCCTTGGGGGGCTTCTCAGAAGCACAGACTTTCTGGTCATTGTAGATCACCCACCTGCAACAGGTAGAAGGGGAGCTCAGGGACCGCCATTCTGTGGCTAAGACACAACTTGATTCCCCTCGCCTGCTCTCATCCCCGACTCCCCAAGACCTCTGAAGAAAGAGGGGAGGACAGTGATTTAAAGCTGTACCTCAGAGTCCCCTTACGCTGTGAAAATCCCTCTTACCTGCCATCTTTCTTGATGTGACAAACGTAGTGTCCACACATAGTCGAAGTGCCCATGTGGCTGATGAAGGCAAACAGCTGATATTCTTCAGAGGAtcagaagggaagagaggagtgaTCAGAGAAAGAAAGGCCATCTTACCCCGAAACACCCTGTGCAAGGCCCTCTCTAGAAAAGGATTCCTGAAGGAAGCTCTGCTGGGTAATAATTTAGAAGTGGGTCTCCGTCAAGCGTGACTATGAGGATTTGGTCTGAAGGCCAAACGTGCAGGGAAACAGGAGATGGTTTCTGCCACCTAGCCTTCTCTCTTCCAACGGTTTATTTGGCCCATGGGTGCCAGGTGGGTAACGGCAGAGATTCCCCCTCCCTGTGGCACCCGGCAGCCTAGCAGCATTGGCACCGATTCTGCACAGAGACTGGAACATGTTTTTTCAACGGGGgcctgaagaacagaaaagccTCCCGGGATGACTGGGAAAAAGCAGCACAGCCCTTCCCATCTCGATGACACTTGATGAcgcttcctctccctctctcttactGGCTTCCAGCTAATCCCCAGCCTGAAGGGTCTAGACCCTACTTTGTcatccctctccttttcctccctgcttccACCTCAACAACCAGACCAGCTCTGTGGCAGGTGCTGCTGCTAAAACCTGTGGTACTGCATGGATTAGGGAGGATAAAGCCATGATGAGTTTGCACCCCAAAAATCCACATTCCTGCTGCTTGGAACTCACTTCCAGGCCCATCGCGCACTTTAGGACCAACAGGGACAGATTCAGAGATGGACTCAGCTGCCGAGCGCCCCTCTGAGATATCCATGGCAGCTTCTGCATCAAGATCATCAATGTGACTAAAGATCCAATCCACAGCACGCTCCAGACTGTTGttctggaagaaagaagagaagactgTGAACTTGGGAATGCCTGTTCCTGAGAATCTTTTCACTCTGACATCACCCATGCCTCTCACCGTGGCTCTAAGCGCCTTCATAGCCTGGTCCCGGGAGAAGCCCATGGAGACAATGGTGGCCACACTGTCTTCTGAAGGAGGGTCTGGGCAGGCAATAGTTGACCCTGGTCCACTGGATCCGGGGAGAACTAATGGGTTAGCAAAGTCTGcagcagaaaacagaacacaGCTCAGAGCAGTAAGATCTCTCCAGAAGGGATAAAGTCTGAGGTCCCAACTACTTCAGTTTTCCACTGCGGTAGTGGGACAGGAAGTACAATGGCCCAGATGCAATAAGCTTCACCATGGCCATGTGGTCTCATACCTGGATCATCCATATGTGACATGACCCAGTTCATGGCAGCCTCAACCCCACTGTTCCCTGTGTAATACACGGCTTTGCGGCAGGCATCCATGGGAAAGCCCATCTCCACTAGCTGGATAATCACTGACTCATCCAACATGGGTGCTGTGGGAAGACAGAGATTAGAGCCACCCAcacccacccagccctgcctgctccatTTTGTGCAGTGTCACACAGCCCCCCAAGCCACCATTTCCTGGCTCCGTTTCACTCAAGTTCTGtctctctgctcttctcatcCTTTGCTACCTCTCTTCTTCAGAAGCGCAGTCTCACACACAGGCACCCCGGGGAACAAAGGATTCAACTCATGAACTCAGGAGCACTGGCTCTTCCCTACCCTCCAAACCCTACCTCCCACTGCGTTTCGTGAAAATAAAATACCTCTACCAGTTACATCTTGTATaaaccccagctctgccccctctAAATGCACTAGACATGCCACCTCCCCATCTTCCACAGAACAGGAATCAACAAACTCCCTTGCATAACACCCTTGCATAACAGGCATGCAAGGGAGGCAGCCGGTGTTCGCTGATGGAGGGACAGGGAAAGTCTGAACAGGTGGAAACCGCTAGCATGGGAGACAAGACAAGGAGAGCAAGGAAATGAGTCAGGCAtcaggaagagaggaggagaatcaCTAACATGTCGGAGAGGAGAAGTGAGGGGAGCAGAAGGAGTCGTCGTCCTCGTTGCCATAGAACCCCAGGCTACCTTTGGGCTCGTCTGGTGTCACCAGTGGGGGTGCAATGTCTggcatttcttcttctccatcttgcaGCCCTGTTCCCTGCAGTGCAGAGATATCCAGCTCCTCTGGCATTTCAATGGAGACATCTGCAAGATACAGTCTTGCTCAGCCTCCCCATGGGGGCAGAAACAAAGGACCCAGTTGAAAGATCTAGAAGGGTAAGTCCCTGGGGATGCAACATGCTACAGTCTGCAGCTCCTTTTGGCATAGTTACTTTCCTCTTTGCAGTAATGACCACAATACCCATATATGACTCCCAATACCTATATGCTCTGTACTTCTCATCCTTCTTACCAAGCTTTTTGGGCACCCAGTCCAGACCGAAAGTGAATTTCTTGATCTGGATCACCAGATAATCCGGGAAAGAGGCGAACCGTGTTGTTCTGAAGGAgataaataatacttttaaatactttggCAGCAATGATTGAGGGCGCCTAGTTGATTCAAGAAATCAGTGAGCAGGGTGGAGGCATGTCCTAAGGGGGGATACAAATACCTGTGCAGCTCTCCTATGCTGAGCTTAAAGCTCCTCAAACACAGAACCATTTCTAAAGCAGATACTCTGACAAGAGGAGACGGAATGCAACATTTACAAAATCTTGGGGGATGAGGAAAAACCGTACATGTTCTCTCCCTTCCAATCCTGTATTTTACAAGCCTCCTCAGATTTTAGTATTTAATTAAAAGTCTAACCCTTAAGGAAATGTAGAGGAAATAACAGCTTTTATTAGACCGACAGATACAGCTGCAGGAACTGACAAGCTTTCAAGCACAAGAGCACTTCTTCAGatacaaagcagaagcagtgaatTTTAAGCTAACTGAATTTGATTGAGCTATGAAACGGAGGGGAGTGTTTGTGAAGGGAGAAGCAGTAATAGGAGAGACAGATACTTATTATCGGGGGATAATTGTAACATGctgtaaaattaatttaagcAATGGTATATATTCAACGCTAATTCTTACGAAGTGTCTGAACACAACTCattacttaaaagcaaaacaaaatgttacttTTCAATGTGATCGCATTACTGACGGTTCATTTATAGTAGCTATTGCTTAATAACAGAATATTTGTTAGAAAAACACTTCCAATTCTTTGAGGACTACCCTTTCATTGCAGAAGAACAATCAGTAGCATCACGGCAGGAAGCTGCGTAAGTTTGTAATCTTCTCACTACACCTTTGCACTGTCGCATGTGCTGCAGGCAGTGAGACAaattaaagctgctttttaaaacttGCTATTAGCATTTAAGTTAGCATTCTTTAAAATAACTCACGTGTCTGTTACACTCAGTGTTTTGCTTAAACTTTAATAGCTAAAAAATTCTTTAAAGGAATTTTAGAGACCATGCAAGACCAGTGTTGCCATACTGTCAGTACTGATTTTAAAGCTAAATTTTGAATTTAGAATAAAAGCTGCTAGTTTTCTGGAATATCACTGTATTTTCATAGCCCCTCAGCAATTGAAATCTGATGGTAAGGATTTCACTAGTACGGCTGTTCTGCCCACTGTAATCCCTTGGGGGCAATCACTTCAGCACTGGCAGATTGGTTTCCCCTCTGCTTCAATGTTCTATGGGCCCAGGGTGTGGAGGACTACAAAGCTTTGGTAACACTTCTCCCCCAAGCAAGTAAAAGAAGTCCCCAAAGATGCAGCTATTGCCAGTTCATCATAGCCTAGCTGGTAACTCACACACACTCACTTGAGAGCCACAGACTTGGCCTGCAAGGCTGTGCTCCAGAaatcatccacctgctctggaGCTCCATAGGCCTCTAGGCAGGAGCTGAAAGGCACCTTGGCTCGCACCAGCTCAGGCAgtggctgcttctcctcctcagcCTGCCGCTTCTTCTCCTCATATTCCAGTAGTTCATCTAGAGAATAAAGCAGAGGAGTCAAGGACTACCTCTAGGTACCTACAAAGCAACTGGTGTAAGCTACACCCAGAGGCAGAATAGGCCTATAGATACACGCCATCAAGAACGGAGCACAAAATAGACAATGTCTTCCAGAGCGCTGTTCTGCTACTGCAGTCCTGTTTTGCTGTTGACTCACAGCCCAGCTTGTGGTGTCGGAGGGAAAGGTTCTAGAGGGACACCACTGTGTCACACCACCTCTGAAGAAATCAGCCCAATCCCACAAAGGCAGGTGAAGGATCGATCTGGCTTCAGAAGTGGCAAAGCCAGTCCTTGGGGAAGTCCCTTTCCCATTTAAGGAGTTCTGTAATAAAAGTACAATATCCAAACATAATGTTTGCTACTCTTCTGGTCGTGGCACATTACTGACCTTTGTTGAGTGCAGCATCcatgggcacaggcagctgcatGATATAGTCCACACGCTGGGTGTATTTCACCTTTTCTGTGGCCAGGCACTTCAGCTTCTCCTCCACCAGAAAACGGAAGACCTCATTAGGGTTCTCCGAGCTGCGGCAGTTCCTCTGAAGGAGAGATTAGAAGGATAGATGTAACATCAGAATGGCAGAAATAAATATCTGCAGTAGCAGTGGTTCCACACAAGACATGGCTAAAGAGTATTCACTTCTGTACCCAGTCCACTGGTAAAGACAGCAAAGAGTAAACTAGAGCCAACTTCTGTACCCCAGGAACCCATGCCATTCCTGCTCCTAAAGAAGACAATTTACATCTTCAGCCGTGCCATTCCCAAAAGAGATTCCTCCAAGGAATCAGCCCTGAAAACATGGCCAAGCATCTCTCCTTCTCTGCTTCCGCAGGTGCTAGCTGGCCCATTTCCTTGtgttctctccctctctctgctctgaTTGCCAGCTTCTCACCTCTACTCGTCACCCCCTGCTGTGGGGAGAAAACAAAGCTGGGCTCTTCCATGATTTGACAGATAGACTCAACCATTACCTCCACCATGTTGATGAAGTGCAGAAAGAATTCCTGGGCGTCCTGCTGTCGGTTAGTGGAAAATTCTGGGTGCCCCTTTCCAATGAGGGACTTAAACATGCGTGGAGCAATGCCATTTTGCATACCCTGCAAATAACAaggtggaagaggaaggtggtCGTAATTTGCTAAGCATGTGTCCTGGCATGTAGCACTCTACTCTTAGCCATGCTTTTCTTCAGGTGACAGGGCCCTGGAACGATCCCCAGGACATGTCTTCAGAAAAGGTTCTCTCTCCATCCCCATGTAACACACACAATGCCTCATGCAACACACACATCATGAGGGTGCCGTATGCAAGCCTCACCTTCTGATCGGGCTGCTGCTCCCCATCTGCAGAAGCTGGCTTTGAATACTCCCCAGAAAGCAGTCCATGGCCCAGTTTGGCTCTGGAATGATGAAGAAGTCACTGTTAGCATCAAAAAGGTTTCTGCACATACTCCAGGAGCCACATCAACCCATCCAGCTTTACCACTGCCATGGACTGTCAATCTCACAGATACCAGTTTTCTCTGCTGCACCAGCCAAGATCATCTTATCTTGGTCTGCTCTCTGGTCCCATGAGACATCATTGACTTGAAAGTTACTAGGACTTCTACGCACCAATCTCAACCATTGCTTGCACAGTGGGGAGAACACCGAGGAACAGCTTCCTTTTCCCCACAGAAGGGCAGCTGGTGCTGAGCCATACAGCAGCTGCGTAACAGCCAAACTAAGCTGCAGCCTGACATGGGTAAAGTAGCAGTGTATCTAATTGACTGTGCAGGAGACAATAGGGCAGAGTGAAATTGTCTGAGCCAGAAACAGCATTGCTGTGAGCAGACTGATCACATTTTCCCAGGGGAAAGATCAAGAATGACTGCATGAGGCACTTAATGGACAACAGTAACATTCAGCAAATTCCTCCTATGCTCAGACTCTCCTACTATTCCACTTCACTCCAGCCCCTCCCCATCACTGTTGCCATTTGTCTGGAACCAAACCCTACCAACTCCTCCCTTTGCCCAGGCAAAAATCTTTCTGGCTGTCTCAACTTAATCCCCCCCTCAGTGAACACTTCACCCCAGGCTGTCCAAATTTAGAATCCTTCCTTACTGCTGAACTCCCTTCCACAAATGCCATTCCTCCACCCCAAATGTCCATATACTGCTTTGCTGTTTTAGAGCAGATGTAGCACAGAattcatgtatttaaaatgcaacaCCCTTCCAAATCTTGTGTTCCTTCTTCTGTATATTCCCCTGCTATTGTTCGCACAACACCTCTTGCATGAAGCCTCTTTAAGCATATATAAATTATCCACTGAGAATAAAGTTGCCTAAATCTATGTATTTCTTTGCTCTTAACCATCTCCCTCCATTGCAGAGAGCAAGCACCTTTTTGCTGTTACGCAGATAGAATATGTCTACCAGAAATCCCCCCTGTGGTAACATGGTACTGCGTTCCCCACATAATACATTTAAGAGCCTCTCATGAACACTGAGGTGCACTCTGTCCTCTCCATCTAGGGCATTCAGCTGAATTTTCTTGGCTTAGATCCTTATTAACCACTGAGGATCAGTGTCTCTGGTGATGGACACGGAAACAGAGAGGCGAGGCTTGAGGGAGAAACCTGCAGCAAAGCACACTGTAGCAGCGTAGAGAGGACGCACCCAGGCAGCCTCAGCCTTCCTTCTCTCACCAAAACTCTACGTACACTTGTGTGCTGAAGTCCTGTGTGGGGTCCGAAGGCGCACTTTGGAATatcttctccagcttgtccacatatctgcaaaacagagcaaTCTAAGGGACATACGGGTTCATCCAGTAGAGACACAGTTCTGAGCCTGATTACTGTAACAGAAGCTCCCAGCTCTAGACCTTTGTACTGATCCCAGGCTAATGGAAAGGAGTGATTAAGCTCACTTACTTTCTCTGGAAGTCTGGGATACTGAACAGCACCTGCATCACAGAATTGAGGTAGCAACTGTTGCCCAGGTTACGGATACCAGTGTACCCAGGCCCATAGAGGGGCTTGAGCTGCACGCCAGACTCCTGGATGAGCTCCCACTCCCCAATGCGCTGGTTCATGTCTATTTCCAGTTCTGTCATTGTCTTGTCTGTCTGTGGagggaaagaacaggaaaaaccCTCAAAGAAGACTCAAGGGAACATCAGAGGTGTGAAAAGTGCAATGCTGTAGAGAAACAGAGAGTCAAATCCattatgttttattaaattagaagaagaggaagatacaagaattgttttcaaatatCTGAATACCTGGGACAGAAAGAGGAATGATAAGAAACATGGGAGAAATCTGAACCATCCCCTGTAAAGGGGCATGGAAATCACACACTAAGACTGAATCTAGGGAACAAAGCTCAGCGCCTGGGAACCTCCCTGCCCACAGTACTGACACAGAACCCCAAGGAAATAAACCTGAGGGACgggaaacaaagccaaaaaaggCAATGGAAGAAGAGAGGCAGACAAGT
This region includes:
- the TPI1 gene encoding triosephosphate isomerase; protein product: MAPRKFFVGGNWKMNGDKKSLGELIHTLNGAKLSADTEVVCGAPSIYLDFARQKLDAKIGVAAQNCYKVPKGAFTGEISPAMIKDIGATWVILGHSERRHVFGESDELIGQKVAHALAEGLGVIACIGEKLDEREAGITEKVVFEQTKAIADNVKDWSKVVLAYEPVWAIGTGKTATPQQAQEVHEKLRGWLKSHVSDAVAQSTRIIYGGSVTGSNCKELASQHDVDGFLVGGASLKPEFVDIINAKH
- the USP5 gene encoding ubiquitin carboxyl-terminal hydrolase 5 isoform X1, translated to MAELSEALLSVLPSIRVPKAGDRVHKDECAFSFDTPESDGGLYICMNTFLGFGKQYVEKHYQKTGQRVYLHLKRTRKPKEEDTNSSAGDPPRKKPTRLAIGVEGGFDITEEKFEYDEDVKIVIFPEHLDIPRDGLEGLPDMVRDRIASAVEAILTADSASRKQEVQAWDGEVRRVSKHAFSLHQLQNDVRIPPCGWKCSKCDMRENLWLNMTDGAILCGRRYFDGSGGNNHAVEHYRETGYPLAVKLGTITPDGADVYSYDEDDMVLDPNLAEHLAHFGIDMLKMQKTDKTMTELEIDMNQRIGEWELIQESGVQLKPLYGPGYTGIRNLGNSCYLNSVMQVLFSIPDFQRKYVDKLEKIFQSAPSDPTQDFSTQVAKLGHGLLSGEYSKPASADGEQQPDQKGMQNGIAPRMFKSLIGKGHPEFSTNRQQDAQEFFLHFINMVERNCRSSENPNEVFRFLVEEKLKCLATEKVKYTQRVDYIMQLPVPMDAALNKDELLEYEEKKRQAEEEKQPLPELVRAKVPFSSCLEAYGAPEQVDDFWSTALQAKSVALKTTRFASFPDYLVIQIKKFTFGLDWVPKKLDVSIEMPEELDISALQGTGLQDGEEEMPDIAPPLVTPDEPKGSLGFYGNEDDDSFCSPHFSSPTSPMLDESVIIQLVEMGFPMDACRKAVYYTGNSGVEAAMNWVMSHMDDPDFANPLVLPGSSGPGSTIACPDPPSEDSVATIVSMGFSRDQAMKALRATNNSLERAVDWIFSHIDDLDAEAAMDISEGRSAAESISESVPVGPKVRDGPGKYQLFAFISHMGTSTMCGHYVCHIKKDGRWVIYNDQKVCASEKPPKDLGYIYFYQRIPS
- the USP5 gene encoding ubiquitin carboxyl-terminal hydrolase 5 isoform X2, whose product is MAELSEALLSVLPSIRVPKAGDRVHKDECAFSFDTPESDGGLYICMNTFLGFGKQYVEKHYQKTGQRVYLHLKRTRKPKEEDTNSSAGDPPRKKPTRLAIGVEGGFDITEEKFEYDEDVKIVIFPEHLDIPRDGLEGLPDMVRDRIASAVEAILTADSASRKQEVQAWDGEVRRVSKHAFSLHQLQNDVRIPPCGWKCSKCDMRENLWLNMTDGAILCGRRYFDGSGGNNHAVEHYRETGYPLAVKLGTITPDGADVYSYDEDDMVLDPNLAEHLAHFGIDMLKMQKTDKTMTELEIDMNQRIGEWELIQESGVQLKPLYGPGYTGIRNLGNSCYLNSVMQVLFSIPDFQRKYVDKLEKIFQSAPSDPTQDFSTQVAKLGHGLLSGEYSKPASADGEQQPDQKGMQNGIAPRMFKSLIGKGHPEFSTNRQQDAQEFFLHFINMVERNCRSSENPNEVFRFLVEEKLKCLATEKVKYTQRVDYIMQLPVPMDAALNKDELLEYEEKKRQAEEEKQPLPELVRAKVPFSSCLEAYGAPEQVDDFWSTALQAKSVALKTTRFASFPDYLVIQIKKFTFGLDWVPKKLDVSIEMPEELDISALQGTGLQDGEEEMPDIAPPLVTPDEPKAPMLDESVIIQLVEMGFPMDACRKAVYYTGNSGVEAAMNWVMSHMDDPDFANPLVLPGSSGPGSTIACPDPPSEDSVATIVSMGFSRDQAMKALRATNNSLERAVDWIFSHIDDLDAEAAMDISEGRSAAESISESVPVGPKVRDGPGKYQLFAFISHMGTSTMCGHYVCHIKKDGRWVIYNDQKVCASEKPPKDLGYIYFYQRIPS